A genome region from Nitrosopumilus sp. includes the following:
- a CDS encoding helix-turn-helix domain-containing protein produces the protein MLPRIDSIKQIRQKIGITQKKLATMTGVSTSMINQIESGRSQPSYETAKKIFESLAKLEGESSSHTAGDFCSKDIVKLKPTNTLHDAIKKMHQSSISQIPIFDNIDVVGMISEDGIVKHLADLGEAELKKAKLADTMDPVPPIVDFDTPANVLVPLIRYSKCILVSKKSKIVGIITASDTLKMME, from the coding sequence TTGTTACCAAGAATTGATTCAATAAAGCAAATTAGACAAAAAATAGGAATTACACAAAAAAAACTGGCCACTATGACAGGAGTCAGCACTTCAATGATAAATCAGATAGAGTCAGGACGAAGTCAACCAAGTTACGAAACCGCAAAGAAAATTTTTGAGAGTCTGGCAAAATTAGAAGGTGAATCATCATCTCACACAGCTGGAGATTTTTGTAGTAAGGATATTGTAAAGTTAAAACCAACAAATACACTTCACGATGCGATCAAAAAAATGCATCAATCATCAATTAGCCAAATTCCAATTTTTGATAACATAGATGTAGTTGGAATGATATCTGAAGACGGAATTGTGAAGCACCTGGCAGATTTGGGAGAGGCTGAATTGAAAAAGGCAAAGCTTGCAGATACCATGGACCCTGTTCCACCAATTGTGGATTTTGATACACCTGCAAATGTACTAGTACCTCTAATTAGATACTCAAAATGTATTCTAGTTTCAAAGAAATCAAAAATTGTTGGAATAATCACTGCTTCTGATACTCTAAAAATGATGGAATAA
- the mce gene encoding methylmalonyl-CoA epimerase, translating to MKIDHIAIAVNNVEESAKVYQKALGVDSVEFETVESEGVKVAIIHLENGRVELMQPTNDSSPIKKFLDKKGPGLHHMALETDNIEGEVDRMEGCGVQFLGQIRPGSAGTKVTFIHPKSLHGVLAELCSHPK from the coding sequence ATGAAAATTGATCATATTGCAATTGCAGTAAATAATGTTGAAGAATCTGCCAAAGTGTACCAGAAAGCATTAGGAGTTGATAGTGTTGAGTTTGAAACAGTAGAGTCTGAAGGTGTTAAAGTTGCAATTATTCATTTGGAAAATGGTCGAGTGGAATTAATGCAACCAACAAATGACTCAAGCCCAATTAAAAAATTTCTTGACAAAAAAGGTCCAGGTTTACACCACATGGCATTAGAAACTGATAATATAGAAGGAGAAGTAGATCGAATGGAGGGCTGTGGTGTTCAGTTTCTAGGACAAATCAGACCTGGCTCTGCTGGAACTAAAGTGACTTTTATTCATCCAAAGTCCTTGCATGGAGTTTTAGCTGAGCTCTGTTCTCATCCAAAATAA
- a CDS encoding methylmalonyl-CoA mutase family protein: protein MVDKKSTKSKESEKKIFTDSGFTVKRIYQKSPKKKPAEDSGKYPFTRGIHPEMFRERFWTMRQYSGFGDAKLTNERFKFMLEKGQTGLSMAFDLPTQIGYDSDSPQAEGEVGKVGVSITSIKDMMTAFDGIPLGKVSSSMTINSTASTLLAYYIAVGEAQGFKSHDLRGTTQNDILKEYIARNTYIYPPQPSMRLIGDMIEYCAQKVPSWYPVSISGYHMREAGCTATQEVAFTLANAIAYIQTCLDKGLKIDDFAPRLSFFFCCTIEFFEEVAKFRVARKVYAKILKEMFHAKNPRSLQLKFHTQTSGESLTAQQPNNNIVRVAIQTMAAVAGGTQSLHTNSRDEALALPTQESAKIALRTQQIVAHESGITKTADPLAGSYYLEELCDQIEADVWAYLKKIQKMGGSVKAIEKGFFQSEIRANAYRLKKETDDNERIIVGVNKYVEEEEQPDLLRIGGKIEIQQKKALKELRSSRDAKKWEDALSAMKSAADTDKNLMPYIVTAAKAFATTGEISNTFREVFGEYRPKEVF from the coding sequence ATGGTCGATAAAAAATCAACAAAATCAAAGGAATCTGAAAAGAAAATTTTTACTGATTCAGGCTTTACGGTAAAGCGTATTTATCAAAAATCTCCTAAGAAGAAACCTGCTGAGGATTCTGGAAAATATCCATTTACCAGGGGAATTCATCCTGAAATGTTCCGTGAAAGATTTTGGACTATGAGACAATATTCTGGATTTGGAGATGCCAAACTTACCAATGAACGCTTCAAATTCATGCTTGAAAAAGGTCAGACAGGTCTTAGTATGGCATTTGATTTACCCACTCAAATTGGATATGATTCTGATTCGCCACAAGCTGAAGGTGAAGTAGGAAAAGTTGGTGTCTCAATCACATCAATTAAGGATATGATGACTGCATTTGATGGTATTCCACTTGGCAAAGTCAGTTCTTCAATGACTATTAATTCCACTGCATCAACTCTACTTGCATATTATATTGCAGTTGGCGAGGCACAAGGATTCAAAAGTCATGATCTTCGTGGAACCACTCAAAATGATATTTTAAAAGAATACATTGCCAGAAATACCTACATTTATCCACCCCAACCCTCCATGCGATTAATTGGTGATATGATAGAATACTGTGCACAAAAAGTACCTTCATGGTACCCCGTTTCGATATCTGGATACCATATGCGAGAAGCTGGATGTACTGCTACACAAGAAGTTGCGTTTACATTGGCAAATGCTATTGCATATATTCAAACCTGTTTGGATAAAGGATTAAAAATTGATGACTTTGCACCCCGTCTTTCATTCTTTTTTTGTTGTACTATAGAATTCTTTGAAGAAGTTGCAAAGTTTCGAGTCGCAAGAAAAGTTTATGCAAAAATTCTAAAAGAAATGTTTCATGCCAAAAACCCGCGTTCATTACAATTAAAATTTCATACTCAAACTAGTGGTGAATCTTTAACTGCGCAACAACCAAATAACAACATCGTTCGTGTTGCTATTCAAACAATGGCTGCAGTTGCTGGTGGAACCCAATCACTTCATACTAATTCTAGAGATGAAGCACTTGCACTTCCAACTCAGGAATCTGCAAAAATTGCACTTAGAACACAACAAATTGTGGCTCATGAAAGTGGTATTACAAAAACAGCTGATCCATTGGCTGGATCTTATTATCTTGAAGAATTATGTGATCAAATTGAGGCTGATGTTTGGGCATATTTGAAAAAAATCCAAAAAATGGGCGGCTCTGTAAAAGCAATTGAAAAAGGATTCTTTCAATCCGAAATAAGGGCAAACGCATATCGTCTTAAAAAAGAAACAGATGACAATGAACGAATTATTGTTGGTGTTAACAAATATGTTGAAGAAGAAGAGCAACCTGACTTGCTTAGGATTGGCGGAAAAATAGAAATTCAACAAAAGAAGGCACTTAAAGAATTGCGTTCATCTAGAGATGCTAAAAAATGGGAAGATGCACTTTCAGCAATGAAAAGTGCGGCTGATACTGACAAAAATCTAATGCCATATATCGTCACAGCTGCTAAAGCATTTGCTACTACTGGTGAAATCAGCAATACGTTCAGAGAAGTATTTGGTGAATATCGTCCAAAAGAAGTCTTTTAG
- the meaB gene encoding methylmalonyl Co-A mutase-associated GTPase MeaB gives MLDLIDLKKGKRGTIAKAISIIENDQKEAKKILKKIFKDTGHSMIIGITGPAGAGKSSLINKTAVTLKKLGTKPAVLAIDPTSHVTGGAILGDRVRMSESTDSGTYIRSIASRGATGAVSRSLRNSIRILEYAGFNPIIIESVGAGQTEVEISNIADIIVVVFNPNTGDSIQTIKAGLTEIGDIYLVNKSDLSGANQLFDAVRDFIGDSVRNPVILKTSVKKNSGITEFAKTLKEMMNSKKRSKNDKDSERLETELKDIVLNNMREKIDDMLHSDKTFSKYLKKLQAKGIDPFEAGDQITKSLLK, from the coding sequence ATGTTGGATTTAATTGATTTAAAGAAAGGAAAACGTGGGACTATTGCAAAAGCAATCTCTATTATTGAAAACGATCAAAAAGAAGCAAAAAAAATTTTAAAGAAAATTTTCAAGGATACTGGACACTCTATGATAATTGGAATTACAGGTCCCGCAGGAGCTGGAAAGAGTTCATTAATTAACAAGACAGCTGTTACCTTGAAAAAACTTGGTACTAAACCAGCTGTACTTGCAATTGATCCAACCAGTCATGTTACTGGAGGTGCAATACTTGGTGATCGTGTACGGATGAGTGAATCCACTGATTCTGGGACATACATCCGAAGTATTGCATCAAGAGGTGCAACAGGAGCAGTGTCACGTTCACTACGAAACAGCATTCGTATTTTGGAGTATGCTGGATTTAATCCAATTATCATTGAAAGCGTTGGTGCTGGGCAAACTGAAGTTGAAATATCTAATATTGCTGATATTATAGTTGTTGTTTTCAATCCTAACACTGGAGATAGTATTCAAACAATCAAAGCCGGTTTGACTGAGATTGGAGATATTTACCTTGTTAACAAGAGTGATCTAAGCGGAGCAAATCAGTTATTTGACGCTGTTCGGGATTTTATTGGTGATTCTGTTCGAAATCCGGTAATTTTAAAAACATCTGTAAAAAAGAATTCTGGTATTACGGAATTTGCAAAGACCTTGAAAGAAATGATGAATTCTAAAAAGAGATCCAAAAATGATAAAGACTCTGAAAGGCTAGAAACTGAACTAAAAGATATTGTTTTAAATAACATGAGAGAAAAGATTGATGATATGTTACATTCTGATAAGACATTTTCAAAATATCTTAAAAAATTGCAAGCAAAAGGCATTGATCCTTTCGAAGCCGGAGATCAAATTACAAAATCATTATTAAAGTGA